The sequence TTAATAACACAAACTAGTCTGGTACGTCACAATATCCTGTACAGCGCACCTCGAAAAAGAAGTTAATTCTAGTATCATATGcacaaaaaatactgtaaagatcatcttctcttgttttttctgtagGGAGCAGGTTAAGGAGAGAAAGATTGTGGTAACAGAGCCGCTGCAGACTTTAAACTGGGAGCTgtcaacatgaaaaaaaaaagtagacaacCACACATTCCTCACCCTGTCAGTAAAAgatagaggaagaaagagggagTGATAGGTGCCCTCTAAGCAGAGAGACCCCTCTCATAGTGCATTATTATGTCTGCACGGCGCATCCATGCAGCAATCTCAGGTTCAGTgcattttttccctctaaaaGCCATCAGGTACACTTCCTTAAGCACAAGCTCTCACATGCCTAATAGCTATTGATTAGACATCAGCTCACAGCCAGAGTAGGTGCTATTCATTCTCAGTCCTAGTTCTGCTGAATAAACTGATGAACAGGATGTTATTGCCTGTAGGACAACCCGTTTTCCCTCAGCCCGGTTCATCATAATGTCCGTTTTTTGTCCCAAGTGTAAGCAACACGGACTAAGAAAGAACGATGACAAGAGTGATGGCTCTGACATTTAGAGTACAATACAGCACGATACAGTACAACAGCTTATCAACATCAACAGGCTGCAAGCAAGCGATGGTTATCACCGAGTTAAATGGAGTATTTATCCTACAGTTCTAGTTCCAATCAGTTTCTACATACAGTCTTCAGTTCACAcagtgcatttattcattctcaGTCCATCACGGTTTCTATAGCTAATAGAATTCTACCCTGTCACAGCCTCCGGTCGCCGTTCTCCACGTACTCCGCCAGGCTGTTGAGTGCCGTCTCCTCGCTCTTGGACTGAAGGACATTGTCCCCCTTCCTGGAGGGCTTTTTAGTGGCCCGTGACAGCTTCCTCCTGAAGGTATCCCCAGCCAAGAAGTAAAGAATAGGATCCACACAGCTATTGAGGCTGGCCAAGCCCCGCGTCACCTGGTAGGTGGCGTAGACACGGTTGTTAAACTCGCACATGTCAGGGCTCTGGAAGTACAGCCTGGCCCTCATGTTGAGGTTCTTCATCACATGGAAAGGCAGGTAGGAGACGGCAAAGACTGCGAGCACTATGATCACCAAGTGGATGGATTTCTGCCGGAGGGGTGCGTTGTTCATAtcattgtagattaatgctTTCACGATCATGCCGTAGCAACAGAATATGATAATAAAGGGAATACAGAACCCAAACACAGTCAAAGTCATGCTGTAGATGAAATAACCTGGTAGCTCATCCTCAGTGGTGGTGTCATAACAAGTAGTGGCATTACGCTTCAAGCCAGTCCTGGAATAATACAGAATGGGGGAGATGCCTATTACAACCACCACCCATACCAACGCACTGGTAATAACcgcatttttcttcttcagtcgCCCCAGAGACTTGAGCGGGTGTACCACACCGGTGTACCTGTGAACACTGATGCAGGTCAGAAACAGAATACTCCCATAGAGGTTCACATGGAATATAAAGCGCTGCAGCCGGCACAGAACATCCCCGAATATCCAGTCTGTTTTGTTGAAGTAGTAGAAGATGAGGAAGGGCAGAGAGAGGACATAGCAGAAGTCAGCTAGAGCCAGGTTGAACATGTAGACGGAGATGCTGCTCCAGGGTCTCATGTGGCACACGAACATCCAAATGGCCAAGCTGTTGCCCACCAGTCCCGTCATGAAAACCATGATGTAAACAGTGGGCAGGTAGTAGAACTGGAAACCCGTTTTGGTGAGGGAACATCCTCTTGTGTGGTTGTGGAGATCTGTTACATTCAGCAGAGAGGTCAAGTTCAAGTCTGTGGTCATGGTGTTAGGGGCAGAGGCAGGTCCTTTTACTGCAGGAGAGATGGAAATATTAGGTGCGTATATTTGGTATCTATGGcacaaaataatggattaaaCATGCTCTCTTTTGCACGCTAGAGATGATTGGTTTTAGTTTAAATGATCTGATAGCCAGTCGCGGACAGACCTGACATTCAAGGTCCAAATCATTTTTGCAGAATGCCTACGTGCAGTCCAAAGAACACCTGTGTGTACACACAAAGAGAGGAGAAGTAATAAACGTATTACTCACCGTTGAGATAAACTTGTGTCCCACATTCCTATAGCCTTCACAGTTGCAATGATTTCAGTCAGCACGCGGACGGGGCGTTACAGGCTGTAAGGTGTCCTCATTCTCTCTCCGGAACAGTGTTGGAAATTGCTGAAAAAGTTGCGATATCCTTCGGTTTTGCGCGGACACCTCAAGGGGGGACAAAGTCTGTCGTCGGTCCGTCATGCGAAGCGACGATTTCCCCACAACAGCGGCGGTGGGACGCAACAGAGAGACAGCTGCAGGCTCTGGCACGAAGAGCAGGAATTGCAAACAGGCTCCGTAAAGCGAGAGGAGGCGCGCTGCGCTATGGAGAGGGGAGGTGCGCACACACACTAAACCACTGAGCAGCTTCCCGTCTCCAAACGCGCACTTTCtgttcctccctcctcctgcatGGACCGGATCTGACCTGCCTGCACGGGCAGTTTATTGATATTAAAACATGGATAATCACCTTTTGTCCAATCCGTCTAAGACACTTTGTCTTCTTGTTGGGAATATTTATAGTAAAGATGATTAAACGCATGGAAAATGTTAAGATTTACGCAGATCTCTACAGGGAAATAGTCATGTTCAGCCTTTGACGCACATATATGCCATGTTGTTTAAGTGTGATAACACATCACATCAAGAATAATGaattcaaaatgttattttctggGTGTCATTGCGagtagcagcaaaaaaaaaaaaaaaaatcgtccaTTTAAATGGAAAGTGGGGACAGCTATAATGGACTAGACTACTATGTCATAGTTATGGGTTTGACATTGCAGCTCACATTTTGCATGTAATATTTCCCCACATTACTGTCAATCAGGAGGAGCTAGGAGCCAATACAATCGCTGAGGGTCAGACAGGGCAGAGGCATAAAAACAAATCCCCTGCTTTGTACATCAagatggtcattttgtgcctcccAAAGAGCTAGGACGGACAGCTGGATGTGTGTGGCACAGCCAAGGACAAGGAAACAGACTCtggcagaggcagcagcagcagagaggatggTGGGGAATTGTGAAAGGATCAGGTCGCTGTGGAGTGACGGAGCCAAAGGTTAAGTTAATTATACAGTGATGCCAAacatcttttaataaaaagtgtAGTGAGCCAAGACTTGCAATAATCTAATGGATGTTATTAAGGCAGAGAATAAATGTCCACCATTAACTCGGAAGATGTACATTATGATCCATCGTTTTATATTAGGTGatgtgtaatttttctttttcaggtaGCCAtaaaattcctttatttttcattataatttgaagaaaaaagtaaacagcagaaaataacagaatgcaACCTAAAAGTATGTAAGATTTAGATTTGTTGTTTAAATGTATCTGAAACCTGGAGATctcatcattatttttaatgaaaaatgttaaaataacctATTAAATGTGcatcaaaatcacaatttttaacCATCAAGATAATAagcactataaaaaaaaaacatggattttcATTACTTACTTAACCAAAAATTTGAGTTTACATTTGATAAAATATGCTCAGTCAAGCAATAGCACCTCATTTAGCAACAATTATTTTAAACCAATGTATTCTAAAGGGACTAGCTGCTCTTTCATATCTGCTTTGGGGATTGTGGCTCAGATCAGAGAAAGGTGGGGCGAGCATCAGGCAGTCGCAGCATTTTGATAAGactcaagtccagactttgactcagTCATTTCAGAGTGCTACTCCTTCTTTCCCCCCCAGTCATTCCTTGATTGTTTTGCTGAAATTTCACGACCCATTTTAACCCTGTTTTAACTCCACAACTAATGGCATAATGTCCCATTCAAGAGTTTCTATAGGCCTCAGAATTCATGACTCACTTGATCATATGGAGCCGCCCAGGTCCTGAGGGACAAAAACAGACCCAGAacttcacattttcattgttatgCTTCACTGTTACTTTGATGGAACGCAATGTTGACCAAAAAGTTAAATTTTGGACTCATCTAGCCAAAGAATGCACCTCCAGAAAAGTTAGAGTTTGCTTGGTTCTTCTTCAAGAACCTTCTTCCCAGTATCCCACTGATGAATGTCATGTCtatttgtaaatagactgttctgcactgttttttaaagatttcttgcactgaaaaggagaagctttcCAATTTCGTTacacactgtataatgacaataaagcatattctattctattccagCAAAGCATGCACATATATCCCAGATGCAGAAAGCGAGGTCTGCAAATCTCTAGATGTTACATATGGGTTGGTTCTTACCTGACTTATTATGTTTCTCTGAGATAATTTATAAGTAGGTCCACTTTAAGGCCAAGCTGCTTTCATGTTGAATTCTCTGTATTAAGATTATTTACCTCACAGTTGACAGACGGAACTCAAATCTTTTGTGTGATGATTTTGTTGCTTTCCCCAGACTGATGTGCTCTCATGGCTCTTTTCCTGACATCCTCTGAGATCTCCTTTCTTTTTGGCTTAGTGCACCTATGAGTATCTAATCAGTGCTGCTCAAACTCTCTCCTAGAGAGCTCTTATTAGATTGGTCTGTTTGATAGATTAATTAAGCACCTAATTATGTTCCATCCAATTCTGTTACCAACTCAATTTCAGCAATGCAGCTTAGAATTAATTTACTTTTGAACCTACAACTATTCCTTTTTGAAAACCTACATGATTCACCTTTAACAAGAGCAAGGAATTACCATATACCTAACAGTGCATATatggttttatatatatatatatatatatatatatatatatatatatatatatatatatatatatatatatatatatatatatatatatatatatatatatatatacatatatacatatatatatatgtgtgtgtgtgcatgtatatatgaatgttgtgatatttcagcaagtgcaaaatacacaaaaaaaccaaGGGGTTACACTTTATGTCTCTATTGTTCTATCCCATCCCTCAGTTTCTGAATAATGTCATCTAATTAAATGATAGAGAAGAGAAGTGGGACAGTGCTCTAGACTTTAAATTCCTGAATAACATTCATTAGCATAGACAGTCTTTTAGCAGCAGTTTCAGGGAAATAAACTGTTATAACTACTGCAATATTTCCAGGTTTCTCATTAGCAACTCCACAGATATATGTTTAATAAGCTCAATAAGCTCAGTCACAAGAATATATGTTAACTTGAGGCCATGCTTTCACAGCTAATCCAAGGTTTCTTGCAGTACTCTCAAAATTtccagaaaagaaagaaaaaatattttt comes from Amphiprion ocellaris isolate individual 3 ecotype Okinawa chromosome 7, ASM2253959v1, whole genome shotgun sequence and encodes:
- the p2ry1 gene encoding P2Y purinoceptor 1 gives rise to the protein MTTDLNLTSLLNVTDLHNHTRGCSLTKTGFQFYYLPTVYIMVFMTGLVGNSLAIWMFVCHMRPWSSISVYMFNLALADFCYVLSLPFLIFYYFNKTDWIFGDVLCRLQRFIFHVNLYGSILFLTCISVHRYTGVVHPLKSLGRLKKKNAVITSALVWVVVVIGISPILYYSRTGLKRNATTCYDTTTEDELPGYFIYSMTLTVFGFCIPFIIIFCCYGMIVKALIYNDMNNAPLRQKSIHLVIIVLAVFAVSYLPFHVMKNLNMRARLYFQSPDMCEFNNRVYATYQVTRGLASLNSCVDPILYFLAGDTFRRKLSRATKKPSRKGDNVLQSKSEETALNSLAEYVENGDRRL